A region of Chitinophaga horti DNA encodes the following proteins:
- a CDS encoding family 43 glycosylhydrolase — protein sequence MKKFLVLAGLLLHTLMALPQQRTSIDPGGVWPDQHGNHIQAHGGGIIKIGKRYYWYGEQRRQGLDRALRYVSCYESTDLTNWKFLGDALQQQDPENLGPNWVLERPKVFYNKKTKNYVMYFHLDDSKYKFARVGVAVSKKPEGPFKYVKSFRPLDKESRDIGQFIDDDGTPYLVFESRPTKGFYIAGLSADYMDVVKEVSFIQSPLEGGAIVHYKGLYYAIGSALTGWKPNPNKFATATTLAGPWSEFKDIAPVATNTYSSQSTMLIKVEGTKNTTVIYMGDQWKPGTQWDSRYLWMPVEIGDGKLWLPEPKPWQLNIKTGEWKAL from the coding sequence ATGAAAAAGTTCCTCGTTTTAGCCGGCCTGCTGTTACATACGCTGATGGCCCTTCCGCAACAACGCACGTCTATTGACCCCGGTGGCGTTTGGCCCGACCAGCACGGCAATCATATTCAGGCCCATGGCGGCGGCATTATCAAGATAGGTAAAAGGTACTACTGGTATGGTGAGCAAAGGCGCCAGGGGCTTGACAGAGCACTGCGTTATGTAAGCTGCTACGAAAGTACGGACCTTACGAACTGGAAGTTTCTCGGCGATGCCTTGCAACAGCAGGATCCCGAAAACCTCGGCCCCAACTGGGTTTTAGAGCGTCCTAAAGTGTTCTATAATAAAAAGACGAAGAACTACGTGATGTACTTTCACCTCGATGATTCCAAGTACAAGTTTGCACGTGTAGGCGTAGCGGTAAGTAAGAAGCCCGAAGGACCGTTTAAGTACGTAAAGAGCTTTCGCCCGCTGGATAAGGAGAGCCGGGATATTGGTCAGTTCATTGATGATGATGGCACCCCCTACCTGGTGTTCGAAAGCCGTCCTACCAAAGGATTTTACATCGCAGGGCTATCAGCCGACTATATGGATGTAGTGAAAGAAGTGAGCTTTATTCAATCGCCGTTGGAAGGTGGCGCGATCGTACATTATAAAGGCCTGTATTACGCAATCGGCTCGGCGCTTACCGGCTGGAAACCTAACCCCAATAAATTCGCTACGGCTACTACCCTCGCGGGCCCCTGGAGTGAGTTCAAAGACATTGCACCGGTGGCTACCAATACTTACAGTTCCCAATCCACTATGCTGATCAAAGTAGAAGGCACGAAAAACACGACTGTCATCTACATGGGCGACCAATGGAAACCGGGCACACAATGGGACTCCCGTTACCTCTGGATGCCTGTAGAGATAGGCGACGGCAAATTATGGCTACCCGAACCTAAACCCTGGCAATTAAATATCAAAACCGGTGAATGGAAAGCGCTTTAA
- a CDS encoding iron-containing alcohol dehydrogenase, whose translation MQNFTLQNPTKILFGKGQIAALPGEIPAGAKVLMLYGGGSIKKNGVYDQVKAALKDVELLEFGGIPANPEYEVLLEALDVIKKENITYMLAVGGGSVIDGVKFLAAAALYEGAEPWDILANRLRTEKGLPFGTVLTLPATGSEMNSGSVISRRETKEKLSMGGPGLFPVFSILDPEVVASVPPRQIANGITDAYTHVLEQYMTYPVGFLLQDRFAESILQTLVEVAPVIMANPADYKAAGNFMWCCTMALNGLIQKGVPGDWAVHMMGHELTALYGIDHARTLAVIAPSHYRYNLSAKKEKLAQYGRRVWALTGDSDEAIALAAIEKTEAFFHSLQIATRLSEYTEDYAGTAEKIAARFTERGWLGLGEHRKLAPADVQKIVEMSY comes from the coding sequence ATGCAAAACTTTACCCTTCAGAACCCGACGAAGATCTTATTTGGAAAAGGACAGATTGCAGCATTACCAGGCGAAATACCCGCTGGCGCAAAGGTGTTGATGTTATACGGCGGCGGCAGTATCAAAAAGAACGGGGTGTACGACCAGGTGAAGGCGGCGCTGAAAGACGTAGAGCTGCTGGAGTTTGGCGGCATTCCGGCCAATCCTGAATATGAAGTGCTGCTGGAAGCACTTGACGTAATCAAAAAAGAAAACATTACTTATATGCTCGCCGTTGGCGGCGGCTCCGTGATCGACGGGGTGAAGTTCCTCGCTGCTGCTGCATTGTACGAAGGTGCAGAGCCCTGGGACATTCTCGCCAACAGGCTGCGTACCGAAAAGGGATTGCCTTTCGGTACGGTACTTACTCTTCCCGCTACAGGTTCCGAAATGAATTCCGGCTCTGTTATCTCCCGAAGGGAAACCAAAGAAAAGTTATCAATGGGTGGCCCTGGTTTGTTCCCGGTATTCTCTATTCTTGATCCGGAAGTCGTAGCCTCTGTGCCTCCCCGCCAGATCGCGAACGGTATCACAGATGCCTATACGCACGTACTCGAACAATACATGACGTACCCGGTGGGCTTCCTGCTGCAGGATCGTTTTGCAGAAAGTATCCTGCAAACATTGGTAGAAGTAGCGCCGGTAATCATGGCTAATCCGGCTGATTACAAAGCTGCCGGTAACTTTATGTGGTGTTGCACTATGGCGTTGAACGGCCTCATTCAAAAAGGGGTGCCGGGCGACTGGGCCGTACACATGATGGGGCATGAGTTAACGGCGTTGTATGGCATCGATCATGCGCGTACGCTGGCGGTAATTGCACCTAGCCATTACCGTTATAACCTTTCTGCCAAAAAAGAAAAACTCGCGCAATACGGCAGGAGAGTATGGGCACTTACCGGCGACAGCGACGAAGCCATTGCCCTGGCTGCTATTGAAAAAACAGAAGCCTTCTTTCACTCCTTACAGATCGCCACCCGCTTGTCTGAATACACGGAAGATTACGCCGGTACGGCCGAAAAGATCGCCGCCCGCTTTACCGAAAGAGGCTGGCTGGGACTGGGCGAGCATCGCAAATTAGCGCCCGCCGATGTACAAAAGATCGTGGAAATGAGCTACTAA
- a CDS encoding cation-translocating P-type ATPase has translation MNWHYSDTAAVTKELATGDKGLTTDEARKRLEQYGSNALESKGHKTAWSILIAQFKDLMIVILAVAAIISAVAGDLTDAIIILVIVILNALVGFIQEFRAEKAMEALQKMAAPKAQVMRDGKATQVEAEELVPGDVVLLEAGVIVPADLRLTETHALRIEEAALTGEAAPVDKTADTLKEEEPPLGDRFNMAYKSAMVTKGRGTGVVVATGMKTEVGKIAEMLQGKEGETPLQKRMADFGRKLTYIVVGICVVLFGLGLLRGESVVTMLLTATSLAVAAIPEALPALITIALARGASRLVTKNALIRKLPAVETLGSVNFICTDKTGTLTQNRMEVTDSLPADKAPVLGKDIPLLYAAMALNQDAKKNDKNEWTGDPTEIALIRYVVDKYPEEEVKAMLDKYPRVAELPFDSDRKRMSTIHQYGDKYLLITKGAAESLEPLFSDKQAVDIMNEASNDMATKGMRVLAYGYRELDTKPAEQPDENELEKDLQYAGITGMIDPPREEVKAAIAECKTAGIQPVMITGDHLQTAAAIGRDIGLLKEDDEVIAGTDLAKLSEEELDQRVKKIKVYARVSPEQKLNIVKSLQRTGNYAAMTGDGVNDAPSLRAANIGIAMGITGTDVSKEAAHMILLDDNFATIVRAVREGRRIYDNIRKFVKYIMTCNGAEIWTFILAPLIGLPIPLQPVHILWINLVTDGLPGLALATEKEEKNIMKRPPADPKESLFARSSGIHIIWVGLLMTAVTLGTQAWAIHIGDTHWQTMVFTVLSLSQLGHVMAIRSDELIITRGVFSNLPLVGAVLLTFGLQMAVIYLPPAQGIFKTQPLTLTELGICMGLSTIVFIAVEIEKLIKRLLVRRK, from the coding sequence ATGAACTGGCACTATTCAGACACCGCCGCCGTTACTAAAGAATTAGCAACCGGCGATAAAGGACTTACGACAGACGAAGCCCGCAAAAGACTGGAACAATACGGATCCAACGCATTGGAAAGTAAAGGGCACAAGACCGCCTGGTCGATACTGATAGCCCAGTTCAAAGACCTGATGATCGTGATCCTTGCCGTAGCGGCTATCATCTCCGCTGTGGCAGGTGATCTTACCGATGCGATCATCATCCTCGTGATCGTGATACTCAATGCCCTGGTGGGTTTTATACAGGAATTCCGGGCAGAGAAAGCCATGGAAGCCCTTCAAAAGATGGCAGCCCCCAAAGCGCAGGTAATGCGTGATGGCAAAGCTACCCAGGTGGAGGCAGAGGAACTCGTGCCCGGGGATGTGGTATTACTTGAAGCCGGCGTAATTGTACCCGCCGACTTACGGCTCACGGAAACGCATGCACTCCGCATCGAAGAAGCGGCCCTCACCGGGGAAGCCGCCCCGGTAGATAAAACAGCCGATACACTTAAAGAAGAAGAGCCGCCATTGGGCGACCGGTTTAACATGGCATACAAAAGCGCTATGGTAACGAAAGGTCGCGGTACGGGCGTTGTAGTAGCTACGGGCATGAAAACCGAAGTAGGCAAGATCGCCGAAATGCTGCAAGGCAAAGAAGGCGAAACACCTTTACAAAAACGTATGGCCGACTTCGGACGAAAGCTGACTTACATTGTAGTGGGCATCTGCGTCGTGTTGTTCGGCCTGGGATTGTTACGGGGCGAATCGGTGGTAACGATGTTGCTGACAGCGACTTCCCTGGCAGTCGCCGCCATCCCCGAAGCGCTGCCTGCCCTTATCACGATCGCACTGGCACGTGGCGCATCCAGGCTCGTTACCAAAAATGCCCTGATCCGTAAACTGCCCGCGGTAGAAACACTGGGCTCTGTCAACTTCATCTGCACCGACAAAACCGGTACCCTCACGCAGAACCGTATGGAAGTGACAGACAGTTTGCCCGCCGACAAAGCCCCCGTACTCGGCAAAGACATTCCGCTCCTGTACGCCGCCATGGCGCTCAACCAGGACGCAAAAAAGAATGATAAGAACGAATGGACCGGGGATCCGACAGAGATCGCGCTGATCCGTTATGTAGTAGATAAGTATCCGGAGGAAGAAGTAAAAGCTATGCTGGACAAGTACCCACGTGTGGCCGAGCTGCCTTTCGATTCGGACCGTAAACGCATGAGTACCATTCACCAGTACGGTGATAAATACCTGCTGATCACGAAAGGTGCGGCAGAATCGCTGGAACCGCTGTTCTCCGACAAACAGGCGGTGGATATCATGAATGAAGCCAGCAACGACATGGCCACCAAGGGCATGCGGGTACTGGCTTACGGCTATCGCGAGCTGGATACGAAACCTGCGGAACAGCCCGACGAAAACGAATTAGAAAAGGACCTTCAATATGCAGGCATCACCGGCATGATCGATCCGCCGCGTGAAGAAGTGAAAGCTGCGATTGCGGAATGTAAAACCGCCGGCATACAACCGGTGATGATTACCGGCGACCACTTGCAAACAGCGGCGGCCATTGGCAGAGACATCGGGCTTTTGAAAGAGGATGATGAAGTAATTGCAGGCACCGACCTCGCCAAACTCAGTGAAGAAGAACTGGACCAGCGTGTAAAAAAGATCAAAGTGTATGCGAGGGTGTCGCCGGAGCAGAAACTGAATATTGTGAAATCGCTGCAACGGACAGGCAACTACGCGGCGATGACGGGCGACGGTGTGAATGACGCTCCTTCCCTGCGCGCTGCGAATATCGGTATTGCGATGGGCATCACCGGTACCGACGTGAGTAAGGAAGCAGCACATATGATCCTGCTGGATGATAACTTCGCGACGATCGTTCGTGCGGTAAGAGAAGGCCGTCGTATTTATGACAACATCCGAAAGTTTGTAAAATACATTATGACCTGTAACGGGGCGGAGATATGGACGTTCATTCTCGCACCGCTGATTGGTTTGCCCATCCCCCTGCAACCTGTACATATTCTTTGGATCAACCTGGTGACAGACGGGCTGCCCGGACTGGCACTGGCTACTGAGAAAGAAGAAAAGAATATCATGAAACGGCCGCCTGCCGATCCCAAAGAAAGCCTTTTTGCGCGCTCCAGCGGCATTCACATTATATGGGTGGGTTTGCTGATGACGGCCGTTACGCTGGGCACGCAGGCCTGGGCCATTCACATTGGCGATACGCACTGGCAAACCATGGTATTTACCGTACTTTCCTTATCGCAATTAGGACACGTAATGGCCATCCGAAGTGATGAGCTGATCATCACCCGCGGCGTATTCTCGAACCTGCCGCTGGTGGGCGCTGTGCTGCTTACATTCGGACTGCAAATGGCGGTGATATACCTGCCTCCCGCACAGGGTATCTTTAAAACGCAGCCGCTTACCTTGACGGAACTCGGCATTTGTATGGGCCTTTCGACGATCGTATTTATCGCGGTAGAGATCGAAAAGCTGATCAAACGTTTGCTGGTACGCAGGAAGTGA
- a CDS encoding galactose oxidase, translating to MKQLLYLILILCMADSCAPGVQTGFEWNTLPAVPDSTGFAGSFAGAAGEVLLVAGGANFPDGRTPWNGGKKTWYDKVFVLEKPDGAWKEAGKLPRALGYGVSVATKEGLICIGGSNENGHYADVFRLRWEQGQLLMDTLPSLPVPLANTCGALADSCIYVAGGLHLPGSAESAGDFYMLDLRNPMAWQQLPTWPGPSRMLGVAGAIGKDFYLFSGAHLHEGKRTYLKDAYRYRPGAGWQSCSDLPVSTVAAPSPAWNNGSELFIFGGDSGRDADSASVLKERHPGFSEMIIAYDAQRNDWRKAGDVFTRKAADAVSAPNNSILAPVTTTFAYWNGLLVFPGGEVRPGTRTPNVLAATYQH from the coding sequence ATGAAGCAACTGCTTTATTTAATATTGATTCTTTGTATGGCAGATAGTTGTGCGCCCGGCGTTCAAACCGGGTTTGAATGGAATACCTTGCCCGCCGTGCCCGACAGCACTGGCTTTGCCGGCTCCTTTGCAGGCGCTGCGGGCGAGGTTTTGCTCGTGGCAGGTGGTGCTAACTTCCCGGATGGCCGTACGCCCTGGAACGGTGGTAAAAAGACCTGGTATGATAAGGTATTCGTGCTGGAGAAACCAGACGGCGCCTGGAAAGAAGCCGGGAAGTTACCTCGCGCACTCGGCTACGGCGTATCAGTCGCCACGAAAGAAGGGCTGATCTGCATTGGCGGCAGTAATGAAAACGGGCATTATGCAGATGTATTTCGCCTTCGATGGGAGCAGGGACAATTACTGATGGATACATTGCCTTCACTGCCCGTGCCGCTCGCGAATACCTGCGGTGCGTTGGCGGACAGCTGTATCTATGTGGCCGGTGGCTTACATCTTCCGGGTTCTGCAGAAAGTGCGGGTGACTTTTACATGCTGGACTTACGAAATCCTATGGCCTGGCAACAACTGCCCACCTGGCCTGGTCCGTCGCGTATGTTGGGTGTCGCCGGCGCTATCGGTAAAGACTTTTACCTGTTCAGCGGGGCCCACTTGCATGAAGGCAAACGTACCTATCTGAAAGACGCCTACCGCTACCGGCCCGGTGCCGGCTGGCAGTCTTGCAGTGATTTGCCCGTATCCACCGTTGCCGCCCCTTCGCCTGCCTGGAATAATGGCAGCGAATTATTCATCTTTGGGGGTGACAGCGGCCGTGATGCAGACAGTGCCAGTGTGCTGAAAGAAAGACATCCGGGCTTTTCGGAAATGATCATAGCATATGATGCGCAGCGTAACGACTGGCGCAAAGCGGGCGATGTATTCACCCGCAAAGCAGCGGATGCAGTAAGTGCGCCGAATAACAGCATATTGGCGCCAGTTACAACTACGTTTGCTTACTGGAACGGGCTGCTCGTATTTCCAGGCGGCGAAGTACGCCCCGGCACCCGCACGCCGAATGTGCTGGCCGCCACGTATCAACATTAA
- a CDS encoding LamG-like jellyroll fold domain-containing protein → MKKYCFLILTAFGFWACNKEEGQSGDTVIREVVFEGEREEISAGDSIRFKDFSTGYVNKWKWTFKGGTPSSSVLSSPTVRYDTPGVYEVTLEVMNKFTSKTLTKTEYIKVDYNRVKADFSKKADVYFTNETASFRDTSTGKPTSWEWEFVPVKGGATVRSNLQHPSLVFTDTGYYDVTLTASNPQYSDKVTKTSFIRILDAAAINADFGAVQAATYAGGEVALRDMSVGNVNTWEWNITGPETHTSTAQHPVVKLMLPGRYKVSLKVTNPYNSSVKEKENFLFVAPAADLAAFFSFNGNHADIGPDAIATSTVGGGVSFGEADRWGIAGHTATFNGASGVIAANHAATNFGTGNFTIACWVKTSSAARMMIWQESGKTGTNDNQTWIRIGDNATDRITRFDVEDNTGSTFVNLAAAVGRLSDGAWHQVVCVREGTATTVYIDGTRRGGATANGLKNVSNDQDFKIGFQEGATANSNFYNGNIDDLLIYRRALTPAEVLALFNL, encoded by the coding sequence ATGAAAAAATATTGCTTTCTCATCCTCACCGCCTTTGGTTTTTGGGCCTGTAATAAAGAAGAAGGACAGTCCGGCGATACCGTTATCAGGGAAGTAGTGTTCGAAGGAGAACGGGAAGAGATCAGCGCCGGCGACAGTATCAGGTTTAAAGACTTCTCTACCGGATATGTCAATAAATGGAAGTGGACCTTCAAAGGCGGTACGCCGTCCAGCTCTGTTTTGTCCAGCCCTACGGTGCGTTACGATACGCCCGGCGTGTATGAAGTGACGTTAGAAGTGATGAACAAGTTCACCAGCAAAACACTCACGAAAACCGAGTACATTAAAGTGGACTACAATCGCGTAAAGGCCGACTTTTCAAAGAAGGCCGACGTGTATTTCACCAACGAAACGGCTTCCTTCCGCGACACCAGTACCGGTAAACCCACCAGTTGGGAATGGGAGTTTGTACCGGTGAAAGGCGGTGCTACCGTGCGTTCTAACCTGCAACATCCATCGCTCGTGTTTACAGATACCGGCTATTATGATGTAACACTTACAGCCTCCAATCCCCAGTACTCCGATAAAGTGACGAAGACCAGCTTTATCCGCATACTGGACGCAGCCGCTATCAATGCGGACTTTGGTGCGGTGCAGGCGGCTACCTACGCGGGCGGAGAAGTAGCTTTGAGAGATATGTCGGTGGGTAATGTAAACACCTGGGAGTGGAATATTACCGGTCCGGAAACACATACCTCAACAGCACAGCACCCCGTGGTGAAACTTATGCTGCCCGGCCGGTACAAAGTATCGTTAAAGGTGACAAACCCTTACAATTCTTCCGTCAAAGAGAAAGAGAACTTCCTGTTCGTGGCACCTGCTGCAGACCTGGCAGCATTCTTCTCCTTTAACGGTAACCATGCAGATATTGGTCCGGACGCGATTGCTACCAGCACCGTTGGCGGCGGTGTAAGCTTCGGAGAGGCCGACCGGTGGGGCATTGCAGGTCATACTGCTACCTTCAATGGTGCATCCGGCGTGATTGCGGCCAACCATGCGGCGACGAATTTTGGTACGGGCAATTTTACGATTGCATGTTGGGTGAAAACTTCGTCCGCCGCCCGTATGATGATCTGGCAGGAGTCGGGCAAAACCGGTACGAACGATAATCAAACCTGGATACGCATTGGCGACAACGCTACCGACCGCATTACCCGCTTTGATGTGGAAGACAATACCGGTTCTACTTTCGTGAACCTGGCTGCCGCCGTCGGCAGGTTGTCTGACGGGGCATGGCACCAGGTGGTTTGTGTGCGCGAGGGTACGGCGACTACCGTTTACATTGATGGAACCAGGCGTGGCGGTGCTACGGCCAACGGTTTAAAGAATGTGTCGAACGACCAGGACTTTAAGATCGGGTTCCAGGAAGGGGCTACGGCTAATTCCAACTTCTATAACGGTAACATCGACGACCTGTTGATTTACCGCCGGGCATTGACGCCCGCGGAGGTACTGGCTTTGTTTAACTTATAG
- a CDS encoding GNAT family N-acetyltransferase yields MPEHLEQRIAENHYQLYSLHALSAGGEVFEKEGLRWTHAGTGHQGRILFPTMANDRASDLLNEMMVSYRQQPPDGIGCWSLQPAPEHLGARLLARGFQPGWQPCWMYLPLNVALSSFDANPSLTIVADNTTDITPLTALPYADAGTMISPRLLAAYPDRAQRFLAKLNGEIVGQSAVFFSDVAGIYNVGVIPAYRGQGIGKALTIATCVYAQEQGYDYATLNASDMGQPVYEQLGFKKLGDGMTWWMIGFKDVPPEEVAFAEAVACGQIDRLDRLTHGDLDKPIANGMTLVELAAYCHQPDAAEWLVRNGAAYTVLNAWDLGWLEKAAAMLSGSPQEVNRLYTEFQYTLMHIAAQRNDVGLAKLVIQFKPDLTIVDSIHCSNAMGWAQFFKRKEIAGIIAQG; encoded by the coding sequence ATGCCCGAACACCTTGAACAACGCATCGCGGAAAACCATTACCAGTTATACTCGCTGCACGCCCTTAGCGCAGGCGGCGAAGTGTTCGAAAAAGAAGGCCTCCGCTGGACGCATGCCGGCACCGGGCACCAGGGCCGTATATTGTTTCCCACCATGGCGAACGACAGGGCCAGCGACCTGCTGAACGAGATGATGGTGAGTTACAGGCAGCAACCGCCTGATGGCATTGGCTGCTGGTCATTACAACCCGCCCCGGAACACCTCGGTGCACGCTTGCTGGCGAGGGGATTTCAGCCGGGCTGGCAGCCTTGCTGGATGTACCTTCCACTAAACGTCGCCTTATCTTCTTTCGACGCAAATCCTTCTCTTACAATTGTCGCCGATAATACGACTGATATTACACCGCTTACGGCACTGCCCTATGCAGATGCAGGTACGATGATATCGCCCCGGTTACTGGCCGCCTATCCCGACCGCGCACAACGTTTCCTGGCGAAGCTGAATGGCGAGATCGTCGGGCAGAGCGCGGTATTTTTCTCTGACGTAGCGGGCATTTACAACGTAGGCGTAATCCCTGCGTACCGCGGACAAGGCATTGGCAAAGCACTTACCATTGCCACTTGCGTGTATGCGCAGGAACAAGGCTACGATTATGCTACGTTGAACGCGTCGGATATGGGGCAGCCTGTGTACGAGCAGTTAGGTTTTAAGAAGCTTGGCGACGGGATGACCTGGTGGATGATCGGCTTTAAAGATGTGCCGCCGGAAGAAGTAGCATTTGCAGAAGCGGTTGCCTGCGGCCAGATCGACCGCCTGGACAGGCTCACACACGGCGACCTGGATAAACCCATTGCAAACGGCATGACGCTGGTAGAACTCGCAGCATACTGCCACCAACCGGATGCCGCAGAATGGCTGGTACGTAACGGCGCTGCCTACACGGTATTAAACGCCTGGGACCTCGGGTGGCTGGAGAAAGCGGCAGCAATGCTATCGGGCAGCCCGCAGGAAGTAAATCGCCTGTATACGGAGTTCCAATACACGCTGATGCACATCGCTGCACAGCGTAATGATGTAGGACTGGCAAAGCTGGTGATCCAGTTCAAACCAGACCTGACGATCGTAGACAGTATCCATTGCAGTAACGCGATGGGATGGGCGCAGTTCTTTAAGCGGAAAGAAATAGCCGGGATCATTGCCCAGGGCTGA
- a CDS encoding carboxypeptidase-like regulatory domain-containing protein produces MGLSNLIRLTILLTLFTVLRLAAVAQVQINGTVYERTGRAGVAGVSVRSNSGTGTITDSLGRYTIRLATDDSLSFSYQGKPTPKFAVKEINHRRAFDISLHIDMHVLQTVEVQHKGYRQDSMEFRNEYRKIFEYEPQWLSGANGANGVGVNLDLLFSIKKMKRMEAFRRYLEREERDKYVSHRFNKGLVSRITGLTSPDLDSFMVYFRPTYYQILSFPSDYEYYKYIKDEAAKFLRIWRREQPASRIVP; encoded by the coding sequence ATGGGGCTTTCCAATTTGATCCGGTTAACGATATTGCTCACCCTTTTTACGGTGTTAAGGCTGGCAGCAGTGGCGCAGGTGCAGATAAACGGTACGGTGTACGAACGCACCGGCCGCGCAGGCGTGGCAGGTGTGAGTGTGCGCAGTAATTCCGGCACGGGTACCATTACTGACTCGTTGGGCCGCTACACCATTCGCCTGGCCACCGATGACTCCCTCAGTTTTTCTTACCAGGGTAAACCCACACCTAAGTTCGCCGTTAAGGAGATCAATCACCGCCGCGCATTTGATATCAGTCTGCACATCGACATGCACGTACTGCAAACGGTAGAAGTGCAGCACAAAGGTTATCGCCAGGATTCCATGGAGTTCCGCAACGAATACCGTAAGATCTTCGAATACGAGCCGCAATGGCTCAGCGGCGCCAACGGCGCGAATGGAGTAGGGGTTAATCTCGACCTGTTGTTCAGTATCAAAAAGATGAAACGCATGGAGGCTTTCCGCCGCTACCTCGAGCGGGAAGAGCGTGATAAATATGTGAGCCACCGCTTCAACAAAGGACTGGTGTCACGCATCACAGGCCTTACTTCTCCTGACCTGGATTCGTTCATGGTCTATTTTCGTCCGACTTACTACCAGATACTGTCCTTTCCTTCGGATTATGAATACTACAAGTACATTAAAGACGAAGCTGCGAAGTTTCTCAGGATATGGCGGCGGGAACAGCCGGCATCGCGCATCGTGCCCTGA
- a CDS encoding helix-turn-helix transcriptional regulator — MKLPKKYISRQQEITEAYIAAVNAHIDDIVAGRVNDMMHVKDIAAQLFIHPVHLSNTIRLFTGNSACHYMEVRVMDEARRMLADPSRTIADVARQLTFDTSNFTKFFKSQEGITPSQFRKTLV, encoded by the coding sequence ATGAAGTTGCCGAAGAAATACATCAGCCGTCAGCAGGAGATTACCGAAGCCTACATCGCCGCTGTTAATGCGCATATCGATGATATCGTGGCGGGCCGTGTGAACGACATGATGCATGTGAAGGACATTGCCGCGCAGTTATTCATTCACCCGGTACACCTGAGCAACACCATCCGCCTGTTCACCGGCAACAGCGCCTGCCATTACATGGAAGTGCGGGTGATGGACGAGGCCCGCCGTATGCTGGCCGATCCGTCCCGTACGATTGCCGATGTGGCCAGGCAGCTCACGTTCGACACTTCCAACTTCACTAAATTCTTTAAGTCGCAGGAAGGCATTACGCCTTCACAGTTCCGTAAAACGCTCGTTTAA
- a CDS encoding MFS transporter → MMKNAKYYPWLVVAMLWGVALLNYLDRQMLSTMRPSIQVDIQELQSATNFGRLMAIFLWIYGLMSPLSGMIADRINRKHLIVGSLFVWSAVTLLMGYATDFSQLYWLRAIMGVSEALYIPAALSLIADYHAPNTRSLAVGIHMTGLYMGQALGGFGATIAAAYSWQATFHWFGIVGVVYAAVLLVFLREKRNAQPVQVEKQPVFKGFRALVMLLPFWIIWLCFSIPSIPGWAIKNWLPTLFAGSLNVPMGEAGPIATITIAVSSFMGVITGGLLSDRWVQRNVKGRVYTSAIGLSLTVPALFLLGIGTTTGYLVASAFCFGFGFGMFDANNMPILCQFVAPRHRATAYGLMNMGGVFSGALITDLLGKSTDAGNLGRDFALMSVVILAAVCLLLVFLRPKTTDCLT, encoded by the coding sequence ATGATGAAGAACGCAAAATATTACCCCTGGCTGGTGGTGGCAATGCTGTGGGGCGTGGCCCTGCTCAACTACCTCGACCGGCAAATGCTGTCGACCATGCGGCCATCTATACAGGTGGATATACAGGAGCTGCAAAGCGCTACAAACTTCGGCAGGCTGATGGCCATCTTTCTGTGGATATACGGACTGATGTCGCCACTCTCGGGCATGATCGCTGATCGTATCAATCGTAAACACCTGATCGTCGGCAGTCTGTTCGTTTGGTCGGCTGTTACCTTGCTGATGGGCTACGCCACCGATTTCAGTCAGTTGTACTGGTTACGTGCGATCATGGGCGTGAGTGAAGCGTTGTACATACCGGCGGCGTTGTCGCTGATTGCAGATTATCATGCGCCGAATACCCGCTCGCTCGCAGTGGGCATTCATATGACGGGCTTGTACATGGGGCAGGCGCTGGGTGGCTTTGGCGCCACGATTGCGGCGGCTTACTCCTGGCAGGCCACGTTCCATTGGTTTGGGATTGTAGGAGTGGTGTATGCCGCAGTATTGCTCGTGTTCCTGCGCGAAAAGCGTAACGCTCAACCTGTACAGGTGGAAAAGCAGCCCGTATTCAAAGGTTTCCGTGCACTCGTGATGTTGCTGCCGTTCTGGATCATCTGGCTGTGTTTCTCCATCCCGAGTATTCCCGGTTGGGCGATCAAAAACTGGCTGCCTACCTTATTTGCCGGCAGCCTGAATGTACCGATGGGAGAGGCGGGGCCGATTGCAACGATCACTATCGCGGTATCCTCGTTCATGGGCGTTATCACCGGCGGATTACTTTCTGACCGCTGGGTGCAGCGTAACGTAAAAGGGCGTGTATACACCAGTGCGATCGGGCTCTCACTAACTGTACCTGCACTCTTCCTGCTCGGGATAGGCACTACCACTGGTTATCTCGTCGCCTCAGCATTTTGCTTCGGCTTTGGGTTTGGGATGTTCGATGCCAACAATATGCCCATACTTTGCCAGTTCGTGGCGCCGCGGCACCGTGCTACTGCCTACGGACTCATGAACATGGGCGGCGTGTTCTCCGGCGCTTTAATTACCGACCTGCTGGGCAAGTCGACCGATGCAGGCAACCTTGGGCGGGACTTTGCCCTGATGTCAGTGGTGATACTGGCTGCGGTGTGCCTGCTGCTGGTGTTTTTAAGGCCCAAAACAACGGATTGCCTTACCTGA